The Myxococcus xanthus genome includes the window CCCGGCCCGTCCGAGTGGCCGTAGCGCCCGCTGCCGGCCAGCGTCGTCACCTTCCGCGCGTTGCCGTCCGCGTTCAGGACGACGCGGCGCACGCGGTAGTTGCCCGGGTCCGACACCGCGAGCGAGCCATCCTTCAGCACCGCGATGCCCAGGTACGGCAGGAACTGGGACGACTCCGGCGCGCCGTCACGGAAGCCCGGCGTCGTGCCCGCCACCACCGACGTGAGACCGTCGCGGATGCGCACCACCCGGGACATGCCGGACTCGACGACGAACAGCGTGTTCCCATCCGCGCTCACCGCCACGCCCGAGGGCCGGTAGAGCCAGTCACCCTGTAGCGTCGTCACCGGGTGGCCCTCCGCCACCAGGTCGATGCGGCGAATCACGCCGTTGTTCATGTCCGCCACCAGCAGCGCGGTGCCATCCGGCGTCACCGCCAGGCCCGTGGGCTGGTTGAAGGCCGCCTGCTTCGCGGGGCCGTCCATCAGGCCCGGCGTCCCACCCGCGAACACCTCCACCTTCCCTTCCGGATCGATGCGGCGGATGACGTAGTGGTCCGTGTCGGCCACATACACGTTGCCCGCGGCGTCCGCGGCGATGCCCATGGGGCCATTGAGGCCGGAGGCCACCGTCGTCACCTCGCCCCCCGGCGTCACGCGCTTCACCGCGTTGCCCATGCCGTCCGCGACCACGAGGCCCCCATCCGGCAGCAGGGCCACCGCGGTGGGCGCCCCCAGCGAGTTGCCCGCCACGGGGACACCGGCGCGGACACGCTTTCCCGGCACGCCCGCCACCGTGCGCACATCGGCCGCGGAGGGCCCCTGCGCGCTCGACGCGTTCTGCCGCTCGAAGCGCACCAGCGTGTCGGGTACCGGCCGGCCCAGCGCCTTGTAGAGCACGTTCGCGACGATGCGGGCCGCGCGCGGGTCCGCCATGTCCTCGGAGGCCAGCGTGCGCACGAAGTCGATTCCGCCCGAGGAGAAGACGTAGGCGCTGCCCTGCTTGCGCAGCACCATGTGGCCGAAGCCGAAGGCGCCCTGGAGCGACAGCAATGGGGACTCGGCCAGCACCTCCAGGCCCTCCGGCGAGCTGCCGTTGCTCACCAACTGGTCCACTTCGTAGCCGTTGGCCATCCACAGCGTGTCACCGGCCTTCAGCCCCGAGCCCGCCAGTGCCCAGTGCCCCGGGTTGGTGATGACGGCAGGGAAGCCGAACTGGTGCCAGCGAGAGGAGAACTGCACGCCCAGGAGCGCGTTCTCCGGACGGCCCACGACGCGCTCGCGGAACTTCACCGTGCGCTGGGCGCCCGTGTACGGGTCGTTCGCGTGGCCCTTGTAGCAGGCGATGATGCGCCGAGGCCGGCCGTCCTGGGATGGCTCCATCTGAATCTGCCAGTACGCATTGTTCGCGCCCAGGTTGAGCAGCGACCGGCCTTCCGCCACCGCCCGGTCCGCGTGCTCGCGGATGCGCGGGCTCCAGTACTCGTCGTGGCCCGACATGAAGAAGGCCTTGGCGCCGGCCAGGAAGTCGTAGCTGGCGTCCAGGTCCTCGTCGGTGAAGTAGCCCACGTCCAGGTCCTGCGACTCCAGCCACTGAACCAGGCTCAGGTCGTCCGTCAGCAGGTGGCCACTGCCATGCCCCCGGTAGTTGGGCCGGTCATAGGACACCCGGAAGGCGCGGCTGACGCCGTGCTCGCGCATCACCCGGTCGCGGTCGTCATAGAGGCTGGTGCCCCCCCAGGTGTTGTAGGCGGCCCAGGTGGCGGTGGGGATGAGGACGGCAACCTCGGCACGCGGATTCGCGTCGCGCACGAAGAAGGGCACGTAGCGCTGGTGGTTGTCCTCACGCACCAGCTTCACCACGTACACGCCGCGCACCCAGTGTTCACCGACGGGTATCTCCAGCGTGGGCGCCCAGCGACAGGCGACGAGGCCCGTGGACCGGTCCGCGGGACAGTCGCCCTGGCGCACACCCGCCACCGGGCCTCCGCGCGCCAGTTCACGAGCGCCCGTGCCGCCGTAGTGCCCCATCCGGTACACGTACCAGCGGAAGGTCCGGGCCTCGGAGACCGACACGGCGACGCGCAGCACCTCGCCCTGCGTCAGCGTCGCCTTCAGGGCATAGCCTTCGATTTCGCGGCTGTGGGCGTTGCGGGTGATGCGCCACGCCCGGGTCCCCGGGCGGCGGTTCTCCTCGCGCACGGCGTCCGCGTCTCGCGCGGGCAGCTCCACCTGGCCCGCATCGGGCTGCCCGGTGCCGGCGTCCGGCACACCCGCGTCAAGGATGCCTGGATGCGGCTCACCGTCGCCGCCGTCATAGCCGTCGTTCAGGGGAGGCGTGTCGTGTTTGTCACCCGGTATCACCGGGCGCAAGGCCGTCCCCTCACAGCCAATGCCCCCGAACACGAGCGCGAGCCCGCACACCCAGCCCGCCCAACGCCCTGCCTGAGCCATTCCGTTCCTCCAAGCCACGGCGATTGACCGGAGGGTAGCCACGAACACTCAGGAGGGAAGCGGGTGCCCTCCTGGAGCAATGATTGGGATGGAGCACCCGAACAAAAGCCCAGGGATGGGAAAGGCCTACCCTCCCAAGAGCTCTCGGTGCAGCCGGGCCGTCAGCGCCTTCAGGTGTGCTTTGTCCACCAGCAGCGTCAGTTGCAAAGGCGACGTATGGGCCGCGTGGACGTGCGCCCCCAACTCCTCGGCGGCGGCCAGCGCGCGGCGCAGCGGCGCCCAGTCGGCGTTCAACCCCACGCCCACGCAGGTGACGGTGCCCAGGTCCTCGCGCCAGGACACGGCGTCACCGAAGCGCGTGGCCAGCTCCCGGCGCAGCGCGTCCGCACCGTGGATGTCCGCCAGGGGCACGGTGATGACCGTCCTGCGTACCCCACCCACCGAGCCCTCGCAGTCCAGCGTCCGCCCGCGCACGGCGCGCGCATCCAGGAATTCCAGCAGCTCCGCCAGGCGGATGGGCTCCGAGGCGGAAAGCACGGCCATCTCCGCGTCGGCGGTGACGCCCTTGAGGCGGTGGTCCGTGGGGACGGCCAGCTCCTGGACCGCGGTGCCCGTTCCCTGGCCGTGCGCGGTGCGCGCGAGAATGGTGATGCCGCGCGCCTTGGCCCACTCCACCGCCTGCGCGTTGAGCACCGTGGCGCCCGCGCTCGCCAACTCCTGCATCTCGTCGTAGCTCAGCGACTCCAGCTTGCGCGCGTCCGGCACCACCCGGGGGTCCGCGCTGAACACGCCGTCCACGTCCGAGTAGATTTCACACGCCTCCGCGTCCAGCGCCGCCGCCAGCGCCACCGCCGTCGTGTCCGAGCCGCCGCGCCCCAGCGTCGTCACTTCCTTCTTGAAGGAGACACCCTGGTAGCCCGCGACGATGACGACCTTGCCGCGCGCCAGCTCGTCGTGGATGCGGTACGGCCGCACCTCCACGATGCGGGCCTGCGCGTGCGCGTCCGTGGTGATGATGCCGCTCTGGCTTCCGGTGAAGCTGATGGCCGGCACATCCATCTCCTGGAGCGCCATGGAGAGCAGCGCCATGGAGATGCGCTCGCCACACGTGAGCAGCATGTCCAGTTCGCGGCGCGGCGGGTCCACCGAAACGCCCTTCGCCAGCGCCAGCAGTTCATCCGTGGTGTCGCCCATGGCGCTCACCACCACCACCACCTGATAGCCCGCCTCGCGCTTGTCCTTCACCCGCTGGGCGACCTTGCGGAGCTTCTCCACGCCGGCGACCGACGAGCCGCCGTACTTCTGGACCACGATTGGCATGATTCGACTCACTACCCTTGTTCGGCGTGTCCGGAAAACCACACTGGTAGGCCTCCCTGCAGAAGTCTGGCCAGCCGCAGAACGCCGCCCACACCCGGAGTCGGTGTCGCCTTGACACGCCAATGTCGGGTTTAATACCGCGCCCATGCCGATGATCGAGGTCCAGCACCTCACGAAGCGATACCGAGACCGGGTGGCCGTGGACGACCTCACCTTCCAGGTCGAGGCGGGTGAGATTCTCGGGTTCCTGGGCCCCAACGGGGCGGGCAAGTCCACCACCATGAAAATCCTCACCGGCTTCCTCCCGCCGTCGGAGGGGGTGGTCCGCGTCGGGGGCTATGACGTGGAGGCCCAGCCGCTCGAGGTGAAGCGCCGCATCGGCTACCTGCCGGAGATGCCGCCGCTCTATGTGGAGATGACGGTGCGAGGCTATCTGCGCTTCGTCGCCTCGTTGAAGGGGCTGTCGGGGAGCGCCCTCAAGGCCGAGTTGGAGCGGGTGGCCGCACTCATGGGCGTGACGCACGTCATGGACCGCGTCATCCAGAACCTGTCCAAGGGCTACAAGCAGCGTGTGGGAATTGCCCAGGCGCTGCTCGGCTCCCCGCCGGTGCTCATCCTGGACGAACCCACCGAAGGCCTGGACCCCGCACAGCGCGCCGAGCTGCGCGCCCTCATCAAGGGCCTGGCCGGCAAGCACACCGTCATCCTCTCCACGCACATCCTCCCGGAGGTCACGATGACGTGCCAGAAGGTGCTCATCATCCACCAGGGAAAGATGGCCGCG containing:
- a CDS encoding N,N-dimethylformamidase beta subunit family domain-containing protein — its product is MAQAGRWAGWVCGLALVFGGIGCEGTALRPVIPGDKHDTPPLNDGYDGGDGEPHPGILDAGVPDAGTGQPDAGQVELPARDADAVREENRRPGTRAWRITRNAHSREIEGYALKATLTQGEVLRVAVSVSEARTFRWYVYRMGHYGGTGARELARGGPVAGVRQGDCPADRSTGLVACRWAPTLEIPVGEHWVRGVYVVKLVREDNHQRYVPFFVRDANPRAEVAVLIPTATWAAYNTWGGTSLYDDRDRVMREHGVSRAFRVSYDRPNYRGHGSGHLLTDDLSLVQWLESQDLDVGYFTDEDLDASYDFLAGAKAFFMSGHDEYWSPRIREHADRAVAEGRSLLNLGANNAYWQIQMEPSQDGRPRRIIACYKGHANDPYTGAQRTVKFRERVVGRPENALLGVQFSSRWHQFGFPAVITNPGHWALAGSGLKAGDTLWMANGYEVDQLVSNGSSPEGLEVLAESPLLSLQGAFGFGHMVLRKQGSAYVFSSGGIDFVRTLASEDMADPRAARIVANVLYKALGRPVPDTLVRFERQNASSAQGPSAADVRTVAGVPGKRVRAGVPVAGNSLGAPTAVALLPDGGLVVADGMGNAVKRVTPGGEVTTVASGLNGPMGIAADAAGNVYVADTDHYVIRRIDPEGKVEVFAGGTPGLMDGPAKQAAFNQPTGLAVTPDGTALLVADMNNGVIRRIDLVAEGHPVTTLQGDWLYRPSGVAVSADGNTLFVVESGMSRVVRIRDGLTSVVAGTTPGFRDGAPESSQFLPYLGIAVLKDGSLAVSDPGNYRVRRVVLNADGNARKVTTLAGSGRYGHSDGPGDAADLVLPAGLTVGPDGRLYVADAGNSLVRAITP
- a CDS encoding aspartate kinase; amino-acid sequence: MPIVVQKYGGSSVAGVEKLRKVAQRVKDKREAGYQVVVVVSAMGDTTDELLALAKGVSVDPPRRELDMLLTCGERISMALLSMALQEMDVPAISFTGSQSGIITTDAHAQARIVEVRPYRIHDELARGKVVIVAGYQGVSFKKEVTTLGRGGSDTTAVALAAALDAEACEIYSDVDGVFSADPRVVPDARKLESLSYDEMQELASAGATVLNAQAVEWAKARGITILARTAHGQGTGTAVQELAVPTDHRLKGVTADAEMAVLSASEPIRLAELLEFLDARAVRGRTLDCEGSVGGVRRTVITVPLADIHGADALRRELATRFGDAVSWREDLGTVTCVGVGLNADWAPLRRALAAAEELGAHVHAAHTSPLQLTLLVDKAHLKALTARLHRELLGG
- a CDS encoding ABC transporter ATP-binding protein, whose protein sequence is MIEVQHLTKRYRDRVAVDDLTFQVEAGEILGFLGPNGAGKSTTMKILTGFLPPSEGVVRVGGYDVEAQPLEVKRRIGYLPEMPPLYVEMTVRGYLRFVASLKGLSGSALKAELERVAALMGVTHVMDRVIQNLSKGYKQRVGIAQALLGSPPVLILDEPTEGLDPAQRAELRALIKGLAGKHTVILSTHILPEVTMTCQKVLIIHQGKMAAYDDISQLARIHGQAENASLEEVFIKLTAA